One genomic segment of Elusimicrobia bacterium HGW-Elusimicrobia-1 includes these proteins:
- a CDS encoding histidine kinase: MVSDKVLNEILRFIVNVTAKMMKSKICSILLLDEKKRELYIVATQSLSEEYINKPNLKVGEGISGIAIKNNSVTTSADVRTDKRFKYPEIARKENIVSMISVPISIKGRAVGVINSYTPKKHKHTKKEIKLLGTIANQAGLVIENSKLMEEISTTKQILEVRKAVERAKGILMRDLAISEDEAYKIIQRKSMDTCRPMKEIAEAVILTYEIKK; encoded by the coding sequence ATGGTGTCCGACAAAGTCCTCAACGAAATACTTCGCTTCATCGTCAACGTCACGGCCAAAATGATGAAGTCAAAAATTTGCTCGATACTTCTTCTCGACGAGAAAAAGCGCGAACTCTACATAGTGGCCACGCAATCTTTGAGCGAAGAATACATCAACAAGCCGAACCTTAAAGTCGGCGAGGGTATTTCCGGCATCGCCATCAAAAATAACTCCGTGACTACTTCCGCCGACGTAAGAACCGACAAACGTTTCAAATATCCGGAAATCGCCCGCAAGGAAAATATCGTCTCAATGATATCGGTGCCCATTTCGATTAAGGGCCGAGCGGTGGGAGTCATAAACTCCTACACTCCCAAAAAACACAAACACACGAAAAAAGAAATAAAACTTCTCGGCACCATAGCAAACCAGGCGGGGCTCGTCATAGAAAATTCCAAGCTGATGGAAGAAATCAGCACGACAAAACAGATTCTTGAAGTCCGCAAAGCCGTAGAGCGCGCCAAAGGAATTCTTATGCGGGATCTGGCGATTTCCGAGGACGAGGCCTACAAAATCATACAGCGCAAGTCGATGGACACCTGCCGCCCCATGAAAGAAATCGCCGAAGCGGTGATACTGACGTACGAGATAAAGAAGTAG
- a CDS encoding ABC transporter ATP-binding protein: MNTSVIEAVNIVKSFPSSGAFGRSVAIEALKGVSFSVNRGRALGILGESGSGKTTLAQILCGLQKADGGRILIDGIDRADIAAAGMPRKIQMVFQNPYASLNPKLSVGMQINEALNASAPKRGAWRRGAVELMRLVGLDGEFLGRFPHQLSGGQRQRVAIARALAPEPEILVADEAVSSLDVSVQAQILNLFRLLRRETGVTIIFISHDALAAAYVSDDLIVMKDGAIVESGVAAAILEKPESEYAALLVSAAKTLH; encoded by the coding sequence ATGAATACTTCAGTCATAGAAGCCGTAAATATCGTAAAATCTTTTCCGTCATCCGGCGCATTCGGCAGAAGCGTCGCGATAGAAGCGCTTAAAGGCGTATCGTTTTCCGTAAACAGAGGCCGCGCTCTCGGAATACTGGGCGAATCCGGATCGGGCAAGACGACTCTGGCTCAGATACTCTGCGGACTTCAAAAGGCCGACGGCGGCAGAATTCTCATCGACGGTATCGACAGAGCGGATATTGCCGCCGCCGGAATGCCGCGCAAAATTCAGATGGTGTTTCAAAATCCCTACGCGTCGCTGAACCCCAAGCTTTCCGTGGGCATGCAGATAAACGAGGCGTTGAATGCCTCCGCCCCGAAGCGCGGCGCATGGCGGCGCGGGGCCGTCGAATTGATGCGGCTGGTGGGTCTCGACGGAGAATTCCTCGGCCGTTTTCCGCACCAGCTTTCCGGCGGTCAGCGTCAGAGAGTGGCTATAGCAAGGGCTCTTGCGCCGGAGCCGGAAATACTTGTGGCCGACGAAGCGGTTTCGTCGCTGGACGTTTCCGTGCAGGCGCAGATACTCAATCTTTTTAGATTGCTCAGACGTGAAACCGGCGTCACCATAATATTCATATCTCACGACGCGCTGGCCGCCGCTTATGTGTCCGACGACCTCATAGTCATGAAAGACGGCGCCATCGTCGAAAGCGGCGTTGCGGCGGCAATACTTGAAAAACCCGAAAGCGAATATGCCGCTCTGCTCGTATCGGCGGCAAAAACTTTGCATTGA
- a CDS encoding 4Fe-4S ferredoxin, with translation MACRLCETACFVKHSKSKKIIKAFRDERGDFRPRIIVEQSGPVSFALQCRHCDDAPCIEACLSGAMARAADGTVACDEDKCVGCWSCIMVCPFGAISQDRRRKKIASKCDMCPDKNTPACVEACPNEALVYE, from the coding sequence ATGGCCTGCCGCCTCTGCGAAACCGCGTGTTTCGTGAAGCATTCAAAATCCAAAAAAATAATAAAGGCATTCCGCGACGAGAGGGGGGATTTCCGCCCGCGCATAATCGTGGAACAAAGCGGGCCGGTGTCATTTGCCCTGCAATGCCGCCACTGTGACGACGCGCCCTGCATAGAGGCGTGCCTCAGCGGCGCGATGGCGCGCGCCGCCGACGGAACCGTCGCCTGCGACGAAGACAAATGCGTAGGATGCTGGTCGTGCATAATGGTCTGCCCGTTCGGCGCCATATCGCAGGACAGACGCCGCAAAAAAATAGCGTCCAAATGCGATATGTGTCCCGATAAAAACACGCCGGCGTGCGTAGAGGCCTGTCCGAACGAGGCGCTTGTTTATGAATAA
- the cas2 gene encoding CRISPR-associated endonuclease Cas2: protein MSAVKSSYRMGWLVVMFDLPTDTNEEKRKAARFRNDLLDLGYLMLQYSIYVRCAVTLDKKKHLVFELEKISPGTGSVKCLFITDAQWGQMANICDERKYGPRKVDKSFGGEQLQFW from the coding sequence ATGTCCGCCGTAAAGAGTTCCTATCGTATGGGCTGGCTGGTAGTAATGTTTGACCTCCCGACCGACACCAACGAGGAAAAAAGAAAGGCCGCCCGTTTCCGGAACGACCTTTTGGACCTCGGTTATCTGATGCTGCAATATTCTATCTATGTGCGTTGCGCCGTTACTCTCGACAAGAAAAAACACTTGGTGTTCGAATTAGAAAAAATAAGCCCCGGAACCGGAAGCGTCAAGTGTTTGTTCATAACCGACGCCCAGTGGGGGCAAATGGCGAATATATGCGATGAGAGGAAATATGGGCCGAGGAAGGTGGACAAATCATTTGGCGGGGAACAACTTCAATTCTGGTGA
- a CDS encoding FMN-binding glutamate synthase family protein, with protein sequence MRKTQKLREFKIIRDRDRCIQCEVCVRQCAFEAHIFDGEALAMESADELCAGCQRCVSLCPTGALTIIKNPQEFRPDSYWTKNVLQGIYKQADTGGVLLSGMGTDKVYKSYWDRILLDASQVTNPSIDPLREPMELRTYLGAKPEKLDIKYCGKERKPRLSTELAPQLRLETPIMFSAMSYGAISLNTVTALARAAASSGTFWNTGEGGFPKSLYEYAPHTIVQVASGRFGVHAGYLNAAAAIEIKIGQGAKPGIGGHLPGEKVNRLISETRMIPEGSDAISPAPHHDIYSIEDLSQLIGAVKEATRYEKPVSVKIAAVHNAAAIASGIVRAGADIVAIDGFRGGTGAAPTRIRDNVGIPIELALASVDERLRQEGIRHRASIVAGGGIRNSADVIKAIALGADAVYIATSALVAMGCHLCQKCYTGKCNWGIATQNDYLIKRLNPEIAAERLSNLVKAWSHEIKEMLGGMGIDAIESLRGNRLRLRAVDMTESEMKILGIKPAGESL encoded by the coding sequence ATGAGAAAAACACAAAAACTCCGCGAGTTTAAAATAATCCGCGACCGCGACCGCTGCATTCAATGCGAGGTCTGCGTGAGGCAATGCGCTTTCGAGGCGCATATTTTCGACGGGGAAGCCCTTGCGATGGAATCCGCCGACGAACTTTGCGCCGGCTGCCAGCGGTGCGTGTCGCTTTGTCCGACGGGCGCTCTTACCATAATCAAGAATCCCCAGGAGTTCCGGCCCGATTCGTACTGGACAAAAAATGTCCTGCAAGGCATATACAAACAGGCGGACACGGGCGGAGTGCTTCTTTCCGGAATGGGTACGGATAAAGTTTATAAGTCGTACTGGGACAGAATACTGCTGGACGCAAGCCAGGTGACGAATCCGTCGATAGACCCACTGCGGGAGCCGATGGAACTCAGGACTTATCTGGGCGCCAAACCCGAAAAACTCGACATAAAATACTGCGGCAAAGAGCGCAAACCGCGACTGTCTACCGAGCTCGCGCCGCAACTGCGGCTGGAAACGCCGATAATGTTCTCCGCGATGTCCTACGGCGCCATATCGCTCAATACCGTGACGGCTCTGGCGCGCGCGGCCGCCTCAAGCGGAACTTTCTGGAACACGGGCGAGGGCGGCTTTCCGAAATCGCTTTACGAATACGCCCCGCACACGATAGTGCAGGTCGCCTCCGGACGTTTCGGAGTTCACGCCGGATATTTGAACGCCGCCGCCGCGATCGAAATTAAAATAGGCCAGGGCGCCAAGCCCGGAATAGGCGGACATCTTCCCGGCGAAAAAGTCAACCGGCTCATATCGGAAACTCGGATGATACCGGAGGGCTCAGACGCCATTTCTCCGGCTCCGCACCACGACATATATTCGATAGAAGATTTATCGCAGCTCATCGGCGCCGTCAAAGAAGCCACGCGCTACGAAAAACCGGTGTCGGTGAAAATCGCCGCCGTGCACAACGCCGCCGCCATAGCGTCCGGAATAGTGCGGGCGGGCGCCGACATCGTGGCTATCGACGGTTTCCGCGGCGGCACGGGCGCGGCCCCCACAAGAATCAGAGACAACGTGGGCATACCCATAGAACTCGCCCTTGCTTCCGTCGACGAACGACTTCGCCAAGAAGGAATCCGCCATCGCGCCTCGATAGTGGCCGGCGGCGGAATCCGCAACTCGGCCGACGTCATAAAGGCCATTGCTCTGGGCGCCGACGCGGTTTACATAGCCACATCGGCTCTCGTCGCGATGGGATGTCATCTCTGCCAGAAATGTTACACGGGAAAATGCAACTGGGGAATCGCCACGCAAAACGATTATCTCATCAAGCGTCTCAATCCGGAAATCGCCGCGGAGCGTCTTTCAAATCTCGTAAAAGCGTGGTCGCACGAAATCAAAGAGATGCTCGGAGGAATGGGCATAGACGCCATCGAATCTTTAAGAGGCAACCGTCTGCGCCTGCGCGCGGTGGATATGACGGAATCGGAAATGAAAATACTCGGAATAAAACCGGCCGGAGAATCGCTGTGA
- a CDS encoding peptide ABC transporter ATP-binding protein, translated as MKPENILEVRNLSVGYFLDEGIAPAVAGVSFDIAKGAATALIGESGSGKTTVANAIMGLIMPWEGRIAGGTSRFAFPDGEITETAVEKRKRARGGISLVPQDAAAALDPVMRIYPQIAEAVRYSADTVEAGALSRQDIRRKVLDAARLAKFPEDALDAYPHQISGGQKQRAVIASALAGEPSLIIADEPTSGLDAAVAGEILSTLSDLKNSRRLSLLMITHDIRAAAALCDEAVIMYAGRVCERAALKSIIHAPKHPYSAGLMNAVLSVSKLTEGVAPVEGSPPSAGDLAKSSGCRFAPRCPYGMNICEASEPPMFKTPDGEAACFLFGRNPDVSDDTKV; from the coding sequence ATGAAACCCGAAAATATTCTTGAAGTCCGGAATCTAAGCGTCGGATATTTCCTCGACGAGGGAATAGCCCCGGCCGTCGCCGGAGTATCGTTCGACATAGCCAAAGGCGCGGCCACGGCTTTAATAGGCGAATCGGGTTCCGGAAAGACGACCGTCGCAAACGCGATTATGGGATTGATAATGCCGTGGGAGGGCCGCATCGCCGGAGGAACCTCGCGATTCGCCTTCCCCGACGGCGAAATCACGGAAACCGCCGTGGAAAAACGCAAACGCGCAAGAGGCGGAATATCTCTGGTGCCGCAGGACGCCGCGGCGGCTCTCGATCCGGTAATGCGGATATACCCGCAGATCGCCGAGGCGGTGAGATACTCCGCGGATACCGTCGAAGCCGGCGCGTTGAGCCGCCAAGACATCCGGCGAAAAGTTCTTGACGCGGCCCGTCTGGCCAAATTTCCCGAAGACGCCCTCGACGCCTATCCCCACCAGATTTCCGGCGGACAGAAACAGCGCGCCGTGATAGCCTCGGCGCTGGCCGGCGAGCCGTCGCTGATAATCGCCGACGAGCCAACGTCGGGACTGGACGCCGCCGTGGCCGGCGAAATTCTTTCGACTCTCTCAGATCTCAAAAACTCCCGGAGATTATCGCTCCTTATGATAACACACGACATCCGCGCGGCCGCGGCGCTCTGCGACGAAGCCGTAATAATGTACGCCGGCAGAGTTTGCGAACGCGCAGCGCTAAAAAGTATAATCCACGCGCCGAAACATCCTTACTCCGCGGGACTGATGAACGCCGTTCTTTCCGTCTCAAAACTGACCGAAGGAGTCGCGCCCGTGGAAGGTTCTCCGCCGTCGGCCGGAGACCTCGCGAAAAGTTCCGGTTGCCGCTTCGCTCCGAGGTGTCCTTACGGAATGAATATCTGCGAAGCGTCCGAACCGCCGATGTTCAAGACGCCGGACGGAGAGGCCGCCTGCTTTCTTTTTGGGCGGAATCCGGATGTTTCCGACGACACAAAAGTATGA